A window of the Myripristis murdjan chromosome 15, fMyrMur1.1, whole genome shotgun sequence genome harbors these coding sequences:
- the cox5b2 gene encoding cytochrome c oxidase subunit 5B2: MAGRLLLRAGSTTLQLTRHNVAARPLQRTMASVRGIPTDEEQATGLERRALQALKKGKDPYSILKPKEYAGTKQDPHIVPCIGTKRLVGCLCEEDNTAIVWFWLHEGEAQRCPSCGSHYKLVHHELPH, translated from the exons ATGGCGGGACGACTTCTCCTCCGAGCAGGTTcaacaacactgcagctgacaaGACACAATGTGGCGGCTAGACCCCTTCAGCGCACCATGGCCAGTGTGAGAG GAATACCCACAGATGAGGAACAGGCCACTGGATTGGAACGACGCGCTCTGCAGGCCCTCAAAAAGGGAAAG GATCCCTACAGCATCCTGAAGCCAAAGGAGTACGCAGGAACCAAGCAAGACCCTCACATTGTCCCATGTATTGGTACCAAGAGGCTGGTGGGCTGTTTGT GTGAGGAGGACAACACTGCTATTGTGTGGTTCTGGCTTCATGAGGGAGAAGCACAGCGCTGTCCTTCCTGTGGGTCTCATTATAAGCTGGTCCACCATGAGTTGCCTCACTGA
- the dnajc12 gene encoding dnaJ homolog subfamily C member 12 encodes MDRVLSCRPEDLEDYYGLLGCDELSSTEQIVNEYKIRALACHPDKHPGNPKAVEDFQKLQEAKEVLCNESTRKNYDLWRRSGVTMSFHDWQALSDSVKTSMHWAMKSKKEPMLEGAKAETPDAPQAEDRRFEQETPRIPLYDNMPSSSDFCHRRFRWAADSPSSLLRKFRNYEI; translated from the exons ATGGATCGTGTGTTGAGCTGCAGACCAGAGGACTTGGAGGATTACTACGGCCTGCTGGGATGTGATGAATTATCGTCG ACTGAACAGATTGTCAACGAGTACAAGATCCGAGCCTTGGCATGTCACCCAGACAAACACCCAGGCAACCCAAAAGCAG TGGAAGATTTCCAAAAGCTGCAGGAAGCCAAAGAGGTTTTATGCAATGAAAGCACAAGAAAAAACTATGACCTCTGGAGAAGAAGCGGGGTCACCATGTCTTTCCATGACTGGCAGGCCTTGAGCGACTCTGTAAAAACA TCAATGCACTGGGCCATGAAAAGTAAGAAGGAACCGATGTTGGAGGGGGCCAAAGCAGAAACCCCAGATGCCCCTCAAGCAGAGGACCGTCGTTTTGAGCAGGAAACACCAAGGATCCCTTTGTATGACAACATGCCATCCTCAA gTGACTTCTGCCACCGGCGTTTCCGTTGGGCTGCTGACTCACCATCCAGTCTGCTGCGCAAGTTCAGAAATTATGAAATATAA